A genomic window from Alphaproteobacteria bacterium includes:
- the gmk gene encoding guanylate kinase: MVSSLENGLVQRRGLLFVLSSPSGAGKTTVSRLLLAQDSGLSMSVSVTTRQRRPGEVAGIDYQFVDLTKFNQLIEAQELLEYAKIFDHYYGTPRQQVEKALIKGQDVLFDIDWQGTQQLAQKARDDLVSVFILPPSMKELERRLRSRDQDSKTEVAKRMATASDEMSHWAEYDYVIINIDLQTTLNQIHAILRAERLKRERQGGLHEFVKKLREGQ, encoded by the coding sequence ATGGTTTCATCACTTGAAAATGGTTTAGTCCAAAGACGTGGATTATTATTTGTTTTATCTTCCCCTTCTGGTGCAGGTAAAACAACAGTGTCCAGACTTTTATTGGCCCAAGATTCTGGGCTTAGTATGTCGGTATCGGTTACCACACGTCAACGTCGTCCAGGCGAGGTTGCTGGTATCGATTATCAATTTGTTGATCTTACAAAATTTAATCAACTTATTGAAGCACAAGAACTTTTAGAATATGCAAAAATTTTTGATCATTATTATGGAACCCCAAGACAGCAAGTAGAAAAAGCTTTGATAAAAGGTCAGGATGTTTTGTTTGATATTGATTGGCAAGGAACACAACAATTAGCACAAAAAGCGCGTGATGATTTGGTCAGTGTTTTTATTCTTCCCCCTTCGATGAAGGAATTAGAACGTCGCCTTCGATCTCGTGATCAAGATAGCAAAACTGAAGTCGCGAAACGTATGGCCACAGCATCAGATGAAATGAGCCACTGGGCCGAATATGACTATGTTATTATTAATATTGATTTGCAAACAACACTTAATCAAATTCATGCTATTCTTAGGGCAGAACGTCTTAAGAGAGAACGCCAAGGTGGGCTTCATGAATTTGTTAAAAAATTAAGAGAAGGCCAATAA
- a CDS encoding ABC transporter permease, with the protein MTSTNWLGTDQYGRDIMSMIMVGARYSLGIALLSIFFGSIIGITLGMVIFLNRNIKGDLILGISNILFAFPALVTAIILTAVQGPHWINVVIAVILFNIPIFTKLTYSIALAIESNLYIQAAKALGRNNMDNFYYHILPNIKGILIVQMASQFSLALLAEAGLSYLGFGVQPPDPSWGRMLSEAQSFIMVVPELSIYPGMSILITVLAGNLIGHGLRNALDPKYRYSIFI; encoded by the coding sequence ATGACATCTACCAATTGGTTAGGTACCGACCAGTATGGGCGAGATATTATGTCTATGATTATGGTTGGTGCTCGTTATTCTTTGGGGATAGCTTTGTTGTCCATTTTTTTTGGTTCAATCATTGGGATTACTTTGGGTATGGTAATTTTTTTGAATCGCAATATAAAAGGCGATTTGATTTTGGGTATATCAAATATTCTTTTTGCTTTTCCAGCTTTGGTGACGGCAATTATTTTAACAGCTGTTCAAGGACCGCATTGGATAAATGTTGTTATAGCAGTTATTTTATTTAATATACCAATTTTTACAAAATTAACATATTCCATTGCCCTCGCAATCGAAAGTAATCTTTATATTCAAGCAGCAAAAGCATTAGGTCGAAATAATATGGATAATTTTTATTATCATATTTTACCTAATATTAAAGGCATATTAATTGTGCAAATGGCAAGTCAATTTTCCTTGGCCCTATTGGCAGAAGCAGGTCTAAGTTATTTAGGTTTTGGAGTACAGCCACCTGATCCTAGTTGGGGTAGAATGTTGAGTGAGGCACAAAGTTTTATAATGGTTGTACCTGAACTTTCGATCTATCCTGGTATGTCAATTTTGATTACAGTGTTGGCAGGTAATCTTATAGGTCATGGGTTAAGGAATGCTTTGGACCCCAAATATCGTTATTCAATTTTTATTTAA
- a CDS encoding ABC transporter permease encodes MAIFLARKIIIALALVWGASFVIFFLLNVLPGDPAQIILGINARPDTLQALRLELGLDQSIIVQYWQWFIHFFQGNFGRSYIYNIEIADLIKERMGLTLILTLTAMVLSFFCALILAFITLVSSRNGFIQVIIWSIDVLISLPSFWLAILLILLFSVHLGWLPAGGFSGWNRDFLSVVKSLILPVISLTLPQMAILARIMRTAMVEVLHQNYIQTALAKGLNSFQVLWKHVLRNSFIPVITILFLQFSFLLTGGVLVETVFYLPGLGRLLIEAVAQRDLVLVKTIIFILVISIILLQFLADSFYILIDPRLKKINRDNLEINKN; translated from the coding sequence ATGGCTATTTTTTTAGCAAGAAAAATAATTATTGCTTTAGCTTTAGTATGGGGTGCGTCTTTTGTAATCTTTTTTTTACTTAATGTATTGCCTGGTGATCCTGCCCAAATTATTTTGGGAATTAATGCAAGACCTGATACGTTGCAAGCCTTAAGATTAGAATTAGGCCTTGATCAATCGATTATAGTACAGTATTGGCAGTGGTTCATTCATTTTTTTCAAGGTAATTTTGGCCGAAGCTATATTTATAATATCGAAATAGCTGATCTTATTAAAGAACGTATGGGACTAACTCTTATCTTAACGTTAACAGCTATGGTGTTAAGTTTTTTTTGTGCCCTCATTCTTGCATTTATTACTTTGGTTTCTTCAAGAAATGGTTTTATTCAGGTAATAATCTGGTCTATAGATGTCCTCATTTCTTTACCAAGCTTTTGGCTAGCAATTTTGCTAATCCTCTTATTTTCTGTTCATTTGGGTTGGTTGCCCGCAGGTGGATTTTCAGGTTGGAATAGAGATTTTTTATCTGTGGTTAAATCTTTGATTTTACCTGTTATTTCTTTGACTCTTCCCCAAATGGCTATATTGGCCAGAATAATGCGTACGGCTATGGTGGAGGTTCTCCATCAAAATTATATTCAAACTGCTTTAGCCAAAGGTTTAAATTCTTTTCAAGTTTTATGGAAACATGTTTTAAGAAATTCTTTTATTCCAGTGATCACAATATTATTTTTGCAATTTTCTTTTTTACTAACTGGTGGTGTTCTCGTTGAAACAGTTTTTTATTTACCTGGGCTAGGCCGCTTGTTGATAGAAGCTGTTGCCCAAAGAGATTTAGTGTTAGTGAAAACAATTATTTTTATTTTGGTCATTAGTATTATTTTATTACAGTTTTTAGCGGACAGTTTTTACATACTTATTGATCCAAGATTAAAAAAAATAAATCGAGATAATTTAGAAATTAATAAAAATTAA
- a CDS encoding ABC transporter substrate-binding protein yields the protein MLTVGMVLEPPNLDPTAGAAAAIDEVVYANVFEGLTRIDHNGKVQPALAKSWTISANGLTYQFILQDSVTFHDGSPFTAEDVVFSFNRAKAPDSVNAQKEIFEPIQDMKVIEKNKLVIILKRPVGDFLSHLGWGDAVIVSSKTVGNNKTNPIGTGPFIFKDWVRGDHITLAKYENYWGKKPFLQTIVFKFIAEPAAAVSSLLAGDVDVFPNFPAPESLSVFQKDSNFKVVIGNTEGETILALNNAQKPFQDLKVRQALNMAINRQAIIEGSMSGYGIPIGSHFSPIHSAYVDLSNYYPYDIERAKELLKQAGYPNGFDVTLKLPPPSYARRSGEIIAAQLKALGIKVKIIPMEWAQWLEQVFKNKDYEMTIVSHTEPMDINIYARDNYYFNYPNSKFKDLYKKFSLTMNNDQQTKILRELQTLLAKDAVNVFLFQLPKLGVWKSGIIGLWDNSPIQANDLTGVMWQTNK from the coding sequence ATGTTGACAGTCGGTATGGTTTTGGAGCCACCAAATCTTGATCCCACTGCAGGTGCAGCAGCGGCTATTGATGAAGTTGTTTATGCCAATGTTTTTGAAGGATTAACAAGAATTGATCATAATGGAAAGGTACAGCCAGCTTTAGCAAAAAGTTGGACCATTTCTGCTAATGGATTGACGTATCAATTTATCTTACAGGATTCGGTAACATTTCATGATGGATCTCCTTTTACAGCTGAGGATGTTGTTTTTTCTTTTAATCGCGCCAAAGCACCGGATAGTGTTAATGCACAAAAAGAAATTTTTGAACCTATTCAAGATATGAAAGTGATAGAAAAAAATAAACTGGTTATCATTTTAAAAAGACCGGTTGGGGATTTCTTATCACATTTAGGTTGGGGGGATGCGGTTATTGTTTCTTCAAAAACGGTTGGGAATAATAAAACCAATCCCATTGGAACAGGACCTTTTATTTTTAAAGATTGGGTAAGAGGGGATCATATTACGTTAGCAAAATATGAAAACTATTGGGGTAAAAAACCTTTTTTACAAACAATAGTTTTTAAATTTATTGCTGAACCTGCCGCAGCTGTATCGTCACTGTTAGCTGGTGACGTGGATGTTTTCCCTAATTTTCCAGCCCCTGAATCTTTATCTGTTTTTCAAAAAGATTCTAATTTTAAAGTTGTGATCGGTAATACAGAAGGTGAAACAATTTTAGCTTTAAATAATGCCCAAAAACCTTTTCAAGATTTGAAAGTCCGACAAGCATTAAATATGGCTATTAATCGTCAAGCAATTATTGAAGGTAGCATGTCAGGTTATGGTATACCAATTGGAAGTCATTTTTCACCTATTCATTCCGCTTATGTTGATCTTTCTAATTATTATCCCTATGACATTGAGCGTGCTAAAGAATTATTAAAACAAGCTGGGTATCCAAATGGTTTTGATGTTACTTTAAAACTTCCCCCTCCTTCATATGCACGTCGAAGTGGGGAAATAATCGCAGCTCAATTAAAAGCACTAGGGATAAAGGTTAAAATTATTCCCATGGAATGGGCACAATGGTTAGAACAGGTTTTTAAAAATAAAGATTATGAAATGACTATTGTATCCCATACAGAACCTATGGATATTAATATTTATGCACGGGACAATTATTATTTTAATTATCCTAATTCAAAATTCAAAGATCTTTATAAAAAATTTTCATTAACAATGAATAATGATCAACAAACTAAAATTTTACGTGAATTACAAACATTATTAGCCAAAGATGCAGTTAATGTTTTTTTATTTCAATTACCTAAACTAGGTGTATGGAAATCTGGTATTATTGGATTATGGGATAACAGTCCAATTCAAGCTAATGATTTAACTGGGGTAATGTGGCAAACAAATAAATAA
- a CDS encoding P1 family peptidase codes for MIDVGDKNLITDVPGIKVGHANSSDYITGTTVLVGDTPMIAAVDCRGGAPGTHETDVLLLESTVQKIDAIVLSGGSAFGLESVYGVMKYLRQLDRGFKAATSRVPIVPAAVIFDLIDGSEKKWNQKSPYQGLGLKAIQNASTMFNLGNNGAGLGAKAGLLKGGLGSASYVVNFDNSRKITLGALVVVNSYGSVVIPGTSCFWSFPFEHNNEFGGQIFTEKSSLLTDDQNEFKQPFSGTNTTLAIIATDAMLTKTQARRLAIMAQDGLARAIRPIHTAFDGDIVFAVSTGQQILDKVDYELMKLGMYAADCLSRAVARGVYMAKSVNGYQSYRDFYKI; via the coding sequence ATGATAGATGTAGGTGATAAAAACTTAATTACTGATGTACCTGGAATTAAGGTAGGTCATGCTAATTCTTCGGATTACATAACTGGAACAACGGTTCTTGTGGGGGATACCCCTATGATTGCAGCGGTTGATTGCCGGGGCGGGGCACCAGGTACCCATGAAACGGATGTGCTATTATTGGAATCAACAGTTCAAAAAATTGATGCTATAGTTTTAAGTGGAGGATCAGCTTTTGGTCTTGAATCAGTTTATGGTGTTATGAAATATCTTCGCCAGTTAGATCGAGGATTTAAAGCTGCGACTTCAAGGGTACCTATTGTGCCAGCTGCTGTTATATTTGATTTGATTGATGGTTCTGAGAAAAAATGGAACCAAAAATCTCCTTATCAAGGTTTGGGATTAAAGGCAATTCAAAATGCATCAACAATGTTTAATTTGGGGAATAATGGTGCAGGATTGGGTGCTAAAGCAGGTTTATTGAAAGGTGGATTAGGAAGCGCATCATATGTTGTTAATTTTGATAACTCTAGAAAAATTACCCTTGGTGCTTTAGTTGTTGTAAATTCATATGGTTCTGTTGTTATTCCTGGGACTAGTTGTTTTTGGTCTTTTCCTTTTGAACATAATAATGAATTTGGTGGGCAAATTTTTACAGAGAAATCATCTTTATTAACAGATGATCAAAATGAATTTAAACAACCTTTTTCTGGGACCAACACGACGCTTGCTATTATTGCAACAGACGCTATGCTGACAAAAACCCAAGCGCGTAGGTTAGCAATTATGGCCCAAGATGGATTAGCAAGAGCAATTAGACCTATTCATACAGCTTTTGATGGGGATATCGTTTTTGCTGTGTCAACCGGACAACAAATTTTAGATAAAGTCGATTATGAACTAATGAAGCTGGGTATGTATGCTGCTGATTGTTTATCAAGGGCTGTGGCACGAGGTGTTTATATGGCAAAATCAGTAAATGGATACCAAAGTTATCGTGACTTTTATAAAATTTAA
- a CDS encoding TfoX/Sxy family protein has product MSKKLDQNLNQLQPLGHPSKKTMFGGLGLYLDGVIFGIVVDNKIYLKVNDENIEKFKKAKSHPFTYDKNGKSVSMSYWAVPQTILKNPKEWQAWVQESWNISKKSKKK; this is encoded by the coding sequence ATGTCAAAAAAACTAGATCAAAATCTTAATCAACTGCAACCTCTTGGACATCCTTCAAAAAAAACAATGTTTGGTGGTCTCGGACTTTACCTTGATGGGGTCATTTTTGGTATTGTTGTAGATAATAAAATTTACCTTAAGGTAAATGATGAAAATATTGAAAAATTTAAAAAAGCAAAGAGCCACCCTTTTACTTATGACAAAAATGGAAAATCAGTATCTATGTCATATTGGGCTGTTCCTCAAACTATTCTTAAAAATCCAAAAGAATGGCAAGCCTGGGTTCAAGAATCTTGGAATATTTCCAAGAAATCCAAGAAAAAATAA
- a CDS encoding acyl-CoA dehydrogenase yields the protein MSGNQQKVKNNSLFNWNDPFLLETQLSEEERLIRDTAKNYCQEQLMPRILEAHRHEHFDRQILKEMGNLGLLGSTIVGYECPGVNYVSYGLIAREVERIDSGYRSAMSVQSSLVMYPIYAHGSEEQKQKYLPALARGDLVGCFGLTEPDHGSDPAGMKTRAKKTKNGYVLHGSKTWITNSPIADIFIVWAKDDQNIIKGFILEKGMKGLTAPKIEGKFSLRASITGSISMDEVEVSEDHILPNVSGLKGPFSCLNNARYGIAWGALGAAEFCWHAARDYVLQRQQFGKPLAANQLIQLKLANMQTEIALGLQACLRVGRLKDQNEATPEMISLIKRNSCGKALEICRMARDMHGGNGIADEYHVIRHMINLEAVNTYEGTHDIHALILGRSQTNIPAF from the coding sequence ATGTCTGGGAACCAGCAAAAAGTAAAAAACAATTCATTATTTAATTGGAATGATCCTTTTTTGCTTGAAACCCAATTAAGCGAAGAAGAGCGTCTTATCCGCGATACAGCAAAAAACTATTGCCAAGAACAATTAATGCCCCGTATTTTAGAGGCCCACAGGCATGAACATTTCGACCGCCAAATTCTTAAAGAAATGGGAAATTTAGGTCTTTTAGGTTCGACAATCGTTGGGTACGAATGTCCAGGAGTAAATTACGTAAGCTATGGGCTAATTGCCAGAGAAGTTGAAAGAATTGATTCTGGGTATCGTTCTGCCATGAGCGTCCAGTCAAGCTTAGTCATGTACCCTATTTATGCCCACGGAAGTGAAGAGCAAAAACAAAAATATCTTCCAGCCTTAGCACGCGGTGATCTTGTTGGGTGTTTTGGTCTTACCGAACCAGATCATGGATCAGATCCAGCTGGGATGAAAACACGTGCCAAAAAAACTAAAAATGGCTATGTTTTACATGGAAGTAAAACATGGATTACTAATTCTCCTATTGCGGATATTTTTATTGTATGGGCCAAAGATGATCAAAATATCATCAAAGGGTTCATCCTAGAAAAAGGCATGAAAGGTTTAACTGCGCCCAAAATAGAAGGTAAATTTTCTTTGCGAGCTTCTATTACAGGAAGCATTAGTATGGATGAAGTAGAAGTAAGCGAGGACCATATTTTACCTAATGTAAGTGGTTTAAAGGGACCTTTTAGTTGTTTAAATAATGCACGATATGGTATAGCTTGGGGTGCGCTTGGTGCAGCTGAATTTTGCTGGCATGCTGCACGTGATTATGTTCTTCAACGCCAACAATTTGGCAAACCTTTAGCTGCTAATCAGTTAATTCAACTTAAACTTGCTAATATGCAAACTGAAATTGCTTTAGGACTACAAGCTTGTTTAAGAGTTGGACGTCTTAAAGATCAAAATGAAGCAACCCCTGAAATGATTTCACTGATTAAACGCAATTCTTGTGGTAAAGCTCTTGAAATTTGTCGAATGGCCAGAGATATGCATGGGGGTAATGGTATTGCCGATGAATATCATGTTATTCGACATATGATTAATTTAGAAGCTGTAAACACTTATGAAGGCACACATGATATTCATGCGTTAATTTTAGGGCGAAGCCAAACTAATATCCCTGCTTTTTAA
- the nudC gene encoding NAD(+) diphosphatase — translation MENLAYSNLKLNRASKQRLDYRWIQRTREKNDSKFIPLWHDQFFINSFSFEPLSLSNELLSSKNLIEDAVLLGLNQDQAFFAIDLSFWDRDAALQFVQASSLIDLRKLFGKLSKATADILAYARGLLYWHRHQQFCGLCGQKTISQQGGAFRQCAYKKCNTLYFPKISPAVIMLVELLDPNPTCLLARHHNADKDHYSTLAGFVEIGESLENAVHREVQEEVGINLIKVTYQASQAWPFPSGLMLGFRAQANSKTIILDKQELMDAQWFNIDQVKQRLNGDLGEHLLFHEDSIEKFLIENWLKEHA, via the coding sequence ATGGAAAATTTAGCTTATTCTAACCTCAAACTTAATCGAGCAAGTAAACAACGCCTAGATTATAGATGGATTCAAAGGACAAGGGAAAAAAATGATAGTAAGTTTATTCCACTATGGCATGATCAATTCTTTATTAATTCTTTTTCTTTTGAACCATTAAGCTTATCAAATGAATTATTGTCTTCAAAAAATTTAATAGAAGACGCAGTTTTACTGGGATTAAATCAAGATCAAGCTTTTTTTGCTATAGATCTTTCTTTTTGGGATCGAGACGCAGCTTTACAATTTGTGCAAGCTTCTTCTTTGATAGATTTACGTAAATTATTTGGTAAATTAAGTAAAGCGACAGCAGATATTTTAGCTTATGCGCGTGGATTGCTTTATTGGCACCGACATCAACAATTTTGTGGATTATGTGGCCAAAAAACTATAAGCCAACAAGGTGGTGCTTTCAGGCAATGTGCTTATAAAAAATGTAATACTTTATATTTTCCAAAAATTTCTCCTGCAGTTATTATGTTAGTTGAGTTGCTTGATCCAAACCCAACTTGCTTATTGGCACGTCACCATAATGCAGATAAAGATCATTATTCAACTTTGGCTGGTTTTGTAGAAATTGGGGAAAGCTTAGAAAATGCCGTACACCGAGAAGTACAAGAAGAAGTGGGTATTAATTTAATTAAAGTAACTTATCAAGCATCCCAAGCTTGGCCTTTTCCATCAGGCTTAATGCTTGGATTTAGAGCACAAGCAAATAGTAAAACAATAATTTTAGATAAACAAGAATTAATGGATGCACAATGGTTCAATATAGATCAAGTAAAACAACGCCTTAATGGAGATTTAGGTGAACATCTTTTATTTCATGAAGATTCTATCGAGAAGTTTTTAATTGAAAATTGGTTGAAAGAACACGCTTAA
- a CDS encoding MarR family transcriptional regulator: MKTVLLNTISLVANLNRQNLDIIHMTLRGWRVKDINSVQVMVLFNLGKQKLCIAELVDRGYYLGTNASYSINKMIKKGYLVAESSKEDRRATNVKVSAKGLLLCNKIGSFYDAQVKKLKNLGISEQKLKNTNSLLNSLSQFLEKNMPYESVREANLVGAQKKSKKK, encoded by the coding sequence ATGAAAACAGTACTACTTAATACCATTAGCCTTGTTGCTAATTTAAATAGACAAAATTTAGATATCATTCATATGACGTTACGTGGATGGCGGGTTAAGGATATTAACAGCGTTCAAGTTATGGTTCTTTTTAATCTTGGAAAACAAAAATTGTGTATCGCTGAATTGGTTGATCGGGGTTATTATCTAGGTACGAATGCTTCATATAGCATTAATAAAATGATTAAAAAGGGTTATTTGGTCGCTGAATCATCTAAAGAAGATAGAAGAGCAACAAATGTAAAGGTTTCAGCAAAAGGTCTTCTTTTGTGTAATAAAATTGGTAGTTTTTATGATGCTCAAGTCAAAAAGCTAAAAAATTTAGGTATTAGTGAACAAAAATTAAAAAATACCAACAGTCTTTTAAACTCTCTTTCTCAATTTCTAGAAAAAAATATGCCTTATGAATCTGTCCGTGAAGCTAATTTAGTTGGGGCACAGAAAAAATCTAAAAAGAAATAA
- a CDS encoding YicC family protein, with translation MTLISMTGFAREEVVHHQQNWVWELRSVNGKQLDIKFRLPAGFDDLEIKTRTELLNQCKRGTVIITLTPPTKNNFKSAVSINYEFLDRVIEFYKEIQQKIPVDPPRLDGLLSVRGVLEFKDSLDDNLDYQEDLQRTLLEGFKKALSSLIVMKKQEGEYLHKVILGFMVKIQDLVSQASNLAALQPPQRYEKLKQMLAPLLELSTISEERLAQEAAFLTLKCDVREELDRLSSHIKAVENLLQEEGNIGRKLDFLCQEFMRETNTMNAKSADMALTKITLELKGTIEQFREQVQNIE, from the coding sequence GTGACACTTATAAGTATGACAGGTTTTGCGCGCGAAGAGGTTGTTCATCATCAACAAAATTGGGTTTGGGAATTACGTAGCGTAAATGGAAAGCAATTGGATATAAAGTTTCGTCTTCCTGCCGGGTTTGATGATCTTGAGATAAAAACACGCACAGAACTTCTTAATCAATGTAAACGAGGGACAGTTATCATAACATTAACCCCGCCTACAAAAAATAATTTTAAATCGGCAGTTTCCATTAATTATGAATTTTTAGATCGGGTTATTGAATTTTATAAAGAAATACAGCAAAAAATCCCAGTTGATCCGCCAAGGTTGGATGGGCTTCTTAGTGTACGTGGGGTACTAGAATTTAAAGATTCTCTCGACGATAATTTAGACTATCAAGAAGATTTACAACGTACACTTTTAGAGGGATTTAAAAAAGCATTATCTTCCTTAATAGTAATGAAAAAACAAGAAGGGGAATATCTCCATAAAGTTATTTTGGGATTTATGGTTAAAATCCAAGATCTTGTATCTCAAGCATCAAATTTGGCTGCGTTGCAACCTCCCCAAAGATATGAAAAACTTAAACAGATGTTGGCGCCTCTTTTAGAATTATCAACAATATCGGAGGAACGTTTAGCTCAAGAGGCAGCTTTTTTAACTTTAAAATGTGATGTAAGAGAAGAACTTGATCGATTATCTTCTCATATTAAAGCGGTTGAAAATCTATTACAGGAAGAAGGAAATATTGGACGTAAACTGGATTTTTTATGTCAAGAATTTATGCGGGAAACTAACACTATGAATGCAAAATCTGCGGATATGGCCTTGACTAAAATAACGCTAGAGCTTAAAGGAACTATTGAACAATTTCGTGAGCAAGTACAAAATATTGAATGA
- a CDS encoding M23 family metallopeptidase — protein MVSSVRHINSTSTISCIKERILRLIEWFLFCCFSGLRLILTQVAVTQKVYPTWFSAPQRHLVNIGIGLVLFAITGYYLHGIPKKNQTSSLQVQSENILVSIQPTQELKPALTESLKTDETLKSELTSTIETISAQPKNLTLLATYPIIQVDLEQQLAPRYFVLSQSSSDSLFAGNNPAELSFSSSPQTVDPIVEQIVEVRAGDTIYDVLIGAGVAEIEAKNAMNTLEEIFPTKKLKSEQEIKLVLNSEGIVNTAPTNSTDNIVDNGMSLVSLNLRPTSEQTVELTKQNDGSFKARIFATPLQKVDTVAGGAIRSSLFDSGKRQGVPLSVMQSIMQAFSYDVDFQRDVKLGDKFEVVYDKFQDEDGKTIRGGDIQYASLTLSGKKLELYRFAPKDGEAKFYTPLGETIRKALLKTPVDGARITSGFGRRHHPILGYSKMHKGTDFGAPIGTPIFAAGDGVIEKMGPAGTFGNYVRIRHNSEYATAYAHASRFAKGLGAGKRVRQGQVIAYVGTTGRSTGPHLHFEVIKNGVQINPVSIKLQSSNKLAGKDLESFRTFKQQIDKRRQSNSNQLANR, from the coding sequence ATGGTATCTTCTGTACGCCATATTAATTCTACATCGACTATTTCTTGCATTAAAGAACGTATTCTGCGGTTAATTGAATGGTTTCTATTTTGCTGCTTTAGTGGGTTAAGATTAATTTTAACTCAGGTTGCTGTTACCCAAAAAGTCTATCCAACATGGTTTAGTGCACCTCAAAGACATTTGGTCAACATTGGGATTGGCTTAGTTTTATTTGCTATAACTGGTTATTATTTACATGGGATACCTAAAAAAAATCAAACCTCCTCTCTACAGGTACAATCCGAAAATATACTGGTTTCAATTCAACCCACCCAAGAATTAAAACCAGCTTTAACGGAATCATTAAAGACAGATGAAACTTTAAAATCTGAATTAACATCAACCATAGAGACGATTTCAGCTCAACCAAAAAATCTAACTTTGCTTGCAACATATCCTATTATACAGGTTGATCTGGAACAACAATTGGCCCCACGTTATTTTGTTTTATCTCAAAGTTCATCCGATAGTCTTTTTGCTGGAAACAATCCTGCCGAACTTTCCTTCTCGTCATCTCCCCAAACAGTTGATCCTATTGTTGAACAAATTGTTGAAGTTCGGGCCGGTGATACAATCTATGATGTTTTAATTGGAGCTGGCGTTGCAGAAATTGAAGCAAAAAATGCTATGAATACTTTGGAAGAAATTTTTCCTACAAAAAAATTAAAATCTGAACAAGAAATTAAACTTGTTTTAAATTCCGAAGGTATAGTAAATACAGCACCAACAAATTCAACAGACAATATTGTTGATAATGGAATGTCTCTTGTCAGTCTTAATTTACGACCAACCAGTGAACAAACAGTTGAACTTACTAAACAAAATGATGGCAGTTTTAAAGCACGAATTTTTGCCACACCTTTGCAAAAAGTTGATACAGTTGCAGGCGGTGCTATCAGATCAAGTTTATTTGACTCAGGAAAAAGACAGGGCGTACCTTTATCCGTGATGCAAAGTATTATGCAAGCATTTAGTTATGATGTTGACTTTCAACGTGATGTAAAATTGGGCGATAAGTTTGAAGTTGTTTATGACAAATTTCAAGATGAAGATGGTAAAACTATTCGTGGTGGCGATATCCAATATGCTTCCTTAACACTATCTGGAAAAAAATTGGAGCTTTATAGATTTGCCCCTAAAGATGGGGAAGCAAAATTTTACACCCCACTTGGTGAAACTATTCGTAAAGCATTGTTAAAAACACCGGTTGATGGAGCTAGAATTACCTCGGGTTTTGGCAGACGCCACCATCCAATTTTAGGTTATTCTAAAATGCATAAGGGAACAGATTTCGGCGCACCTATTGGCACCCCAATCTTTGCTGCTGGTGATGGGGTTATAGAAAAAATGGGACCTGCTGGAACTTTTGGAAATTATGTTAGAATTCGCCACAACAGTGAATATGCAACAGCCTATGCCCATGCTAGCCGTTTTGCCAAAGGTCTTGGTGCTGGCAAAAGAGTGCGTCAAGGTCAAGTCATAGCCTATGTTGGGACGACTGGAAGATCGACTGGTCCACATTTGCATTTCGAAGTTATTAAAAATGGGGTCCAAATTAATCCAGTTAGCATCAAATTACAAAGCAGTAATAAATTGGCTGGTAAAGATCTTGAAAGTTTTCGTACCTTTAAACAGCAAATTGATAAACGTCGCCAAAGCAATTCCAATCAACTTGCTAATCGTTAA